Proteins from a single region of bacterium:
- a CDS encoding rhamnulokinase gives MYPFLALDLGAESGRGMLGFLEEGKFRLEEIHRFPNGPVRVGDSLFWDVLRLWEEVKTSIKLAGQKYGGLSGIGVDTWGVDFALLGRGDVLLSNPYHYRDKRTNGMLEEAFNRVPKEEIYFRTGIQFIQLNTLYQLLAMRVENSPILDIAETFLMMPDLFNFWLTGVKANEFSEATTSQFYNPIKGDWDRELLERMDIPSHFLQKIVPSGTVLGELLPSVSEEVGLKGVPVVAVACHDTGSAVAAAPGEGDDWAYISSGTWMLMGVEVKEPIINQKSFELNFTNEGGVGGTFRFLKNIMGLWLIQESRRTWASRGEEYTYGELTKMAEEARPFSAIIEPDNPVFLPPGDMPARIAEYCKKTGQEPPQTKGELVRCVLESLALKCKWVLEKLEDMLGRRLNRIHIFGGGSQNTLLCQLIANATNRLVYAGPVEATATGNALVQALALGYIKSHEEMRTIVRNSFEVKPYEPVHTSDWDIAYERFLKLMEQIQ, from the coding sequence ATGTATCCATTTCTCGCCCTTGATTTAGGAGCGGAAAGCGGAAGAGGTATGCTCGGTTTCCTTGAGGAGGGAAAGTTTAGGCTTGAGGAAATCCACCGCTTCCCCAACGGTCCTGTGAGGGTTGGAGATAGCCTCTTCTGGGATGTCCTTCGCCTTTGGGAGGAAGTGAAAACGAGCATAAAACTTGCTGGTCAAAAATATGGAGGATTAAGCGGTATCGGAGTTGATACCTGGGGCGTGGATTTCGCCCTCCTCGGTAGAGGAGATGTTCTCCTCTCCAATCCCTATCACTATAGGGATAAACGCACCAATGGAATGCTTGAAGAAGCATTCAACCGAGTTCCAAAAGAGGAAATCTATTTCCGCACGGGAATCCAATTCATCCAGCTCAACACCCTCTACCAACTATTGGCGATGAGGGTGGAGAACTCTCCTATCCTTGATATCGCTGAGACATTCCTTATGATGCCCGACCTCTTCAACTTCTGGTTGACGGGCGTAAAGGCAAACGAGTTCAGCGAAGCCACTACCTCCCAGTTCTATAATCCAATCAAGGGAGATTGGGATAGAGAGCTCCTTGAGAGGATGGATATACCGAGCCATTTCCTCCAAAAAATCGTCCCCTCAGGAACGGTTTTAGGAGAGCTTCTTCCCTCCGTTAGCGAAGAAGTAGGTTTGAAGGGCGTTCCTGTTGTCGCGGTCGCCTGCCACGATACGGGCTCCGCAGTCGCAGCCGCTCCTGGAGAGGGCGACGATTGGGCTTATATAAGCTCTGGCACATGGATGCTTATGGGGGTAGAGGTAAAGGAGCCCATAATAAATCAAAAGAGCTTTGAATTGAACTTCACAAACGAGGGAGGCGTGGGTGGAACCTTTCGCTTCCTCAAGAATATTATGGGGCTCTGGCTGATTCAGGAATCAAGAAGAACTTGGGCGAGCAGAGGGGAGGAATATACCTATGGCGAATTGACGAAGATGGCGGAGGAAGCTCGTCCCTTCTCGGCTATAATAGAGCCCGACAATCCCGTCTTCCTTCCGCCGGGAGATATGCCCGCCCGCATAGCAGAATACTGCAAGAAGACGGGTCAGGAACCTCCCCAAACGAAGGGAGAGCTTGTGCGCTGCGTATTGGAGAGCCTTGCCCTGAAATGCAAATGGGTGTTGGAGAAGCTGGAGGATATGCTGGGAAGGAGATTGAACAGAATCCATATCTTTGGCGGCGGCTCCCAGAACACTTTGCTCTGCCAGCTGATTGCCAATGCCACGAACAGGCTCGTCTATGCAGGACCAGTGGAAGCCACGGCTACCGGCAACGCCCTGGTCCAAGCCCTTGCCCTTGGCTACATCAAGTCCCACGAGGAAATGAGGACGATAGTGAGGAACTCATTTGAGGTCAAACCCTATGAACCAGTCCATACCAGCGATTGGGACATAGCATACGAGCGTTTCCTCAAGCTGATGGAACAAATCCAATGA
- a CDS encoding adenine nucleotide alpha hydrolase: MKERIVLAWSGGKDSTLALYELVQEGEYDIVALLSTITEGYDRVSMHGVRRELLERQASALGFPLDIVFIPQNCTNEEYERRMGEKMIFFKEKGIRKVAFGDIFLQDVREYRERNLAKVGMEGEFPIWGRDSGELARRFIKLGFKAVITCVDGERLAGELVGREFDEDFLSSLPSDIDPSGENGEFHTFVYSGPLFKSAIAFQKGEIVFRENRFYFCDLVPV, encoded by the coding sequence ATGAAAGAGAGGATAGTCCTCGCTTGGAGCGGGGGCAAGGATTCCACCTTAGCCCTCTACGAGCTCGTCCAAGAGGGAGAATACGATATCGTAGCCCTTCTATCAACGATTACGGAAGGTTATGACAGAGTGAGTATGCACGGAGTGAGAAGAGAGCTGCTGGAGAGGCAGGCGAGCGCTCTTGGCTTCCCTCTTGACATAGTTTTCATACCCCAAAATTGCACGAACGAGGAATACGAAAGGCGGATGGGAGAGAAGATGATTTTCTTCAAGGAAAAGGGAATTAGAAAAGTCGCCTTCGGCGACATCTTTCTTCAAGATGTGAGGGAGTATAGAGAAAGGAATCTTGCGAAGGTGGGGATGGAAGGGGAATTTCCAATCTGGGGAAGGGATAGCGGAGAGCTGGCGAGGAGATTCATCAAATTGGGTTTCAAGGCAGTGATAACCTGCGTAGATGGAGAGAGATTAGCGGGTGAACTTGTGGGAAGGGAATTTGACGAGGATTTCCTCTCCTCCCTACCCTCCGACATAGACCCCTCGGGAGAGAACGGCGAATTCCATACCTTCGTCTACTCAGGACCACTCTTCAAAAGTGCGATTGCCTTCCAGAAAGGCGAAATCGTTTTCCGTGAAAACCGCTTCTATTTCTGCGACTTAGTGCCAGTTTAA